The window ATCTTGACCATACGCCAGCAGGCTGTGGCGCAATCAAAGAATATGAAAGCGGCGTAGCCGAAGTAAAAAGAATGTTTGTGCTGGCAAACCAGCGCAGAATGAGAATAGCAAGCCAGTTATTGAAGGAATTAGAACAATGGGCTGCAGAACTAAACTACCATACCCTGATCCTGGAAACCGGGCAGGCACAGCCAGAAGCCATTGCCCTTTACCGCAAAAGCGGTTATCAGCAAATCCCTAATTACGGACAGTATGCGGGTGTGGAAAACAGCGTGTGCATGAAAAAAACCTTATGGCAGGAACAGCAGCCTGAGCCTGAATCAGTACTTTAAATAACTGTTTTAGCGTTGGTTACTAAAAACTCCTGCTGATTGATTAGAACATGAAACTACTTCTTAAACTTATCATCAGCCTGCTGGCAACCCTGGTGGGTGCTGCTATACTATATATAATAGTAGCGCTGGTGCTTTCTTACATTCCGGTAAATACCAGCCCAGCCCCCACCACAGAGGAAGTTGAAATCTATATTACTACCAACGGCGTGCACGCAGACTTTACTGTTCCCATCGTTACTGCTACCATCGACTGGCGTACTT of the Flammeovirgaceae bacterium 311 genome contains:
- a CDS encoding acetyltransferase, N-acetylglutamate synthase (COG0454 Histone acetyltransferase HPA2 and related acetyltransferases); translation: MVQLIRTDSQNRDFRHLVHYLDRELAERDGDDHAFYHQFNKIDKIKHVVVAYLDHTPAGCGAIKEYESGVAEVKRMFVLANQRRMRIASQLLKELEQWAAELNYHTLILETGQAQPEAIALYRKSGYQQIPNYGQYAGVENSVCMKKTLWQEQQPEPESVL